The following proteins come from a genomic window of Tepidiforma thermophila:
- the aroA gene encoding 3-phosphoshikimate 1-carboxyvinyltransferase, giving the protein MSRPARVRATIHVPPDKSVSHRALIFNAVATGRATIERILDSDDVRSTAQCLAALGVPIEWPEGSQVAHVTGQGLHGLFEAEDVLDCGNSGTTMRLLLGLLAGHPILSVLTGDSSLRSRPMGRVIAPLRAMGASLAARRGDTLAPVVVKGGSLRGIAYHSPVASAQVKSAVLLAGLYAEGETAITEPSRSRDHTERLLTAMGAPLAIDGLTVRVRPAERLSAVSVRVPGDISSAAPWLVLGVCHPDAEIVLEGVNVNPTRTGILDILRAMGADLELVEERTSGGEPVADIVVRSSQLRATSVSGELVPRAIDELPLVALAACFAEGTTVVRDASELRVKESDRVKAVVDALGRLGAEIREREDGFEVDGPVRLRGARVHAHGDHRIGMLGAIAGCLAEGETEVLDDAVGVSYRTFWDDLRTATSSEAVSG; this is encoded by the coding sequence GTGAGCCGGCCGGCCCGCGTGCGGGCCACCATTCACGTCCCGCCCGATAAGTCGGTCTCGCACCGGGCGCTCATCTTCAACGCGGTCGCAACCGGGCGGGCAACCATTGAGCGGATTCTCGATTCCGATGACGTCCGGTCGACAGCGCAGTGCCTCGCGGCCCTCGGCGTGCCGATCGAGTGGCCGGAAGGCTCCCAGGTTGCGCACGTGACCGGGCAGGGGCTTCACGGGCTGTTCGAGGCCGAGGACGTCCTCGACTGCGGCAACAGCGGGACGACGATGCGCCTGCTGCTCGGCCTGCTCGCCGGGCATCCGATCCTTTCAGTCCTCACGGGAGACAGCTCGCTCCGGTCTCGGCCCATGGGACGGGTCATTGCGCCGCTCCGGGCGATGGGAGCGAGCCTGGCGGCTCGCCGGGGCGATACTCTCGCACCGGTCGTCGTCAAGGGGGGCAGTCTCCGCGGAATCGCCTACCACTCGCCGGTCGCAAGCGCACAGGTGAAGTCGGCCGTTTTGCTCGCGGGGCTCTACGCCGAGGGGGAGACCGCAATCACCGAGCCCAGCCGCTCGCGTGACCACACCGAACGACTGCTCACCGCGATGGGCGCGCCCCTGGCGATCGACGGGCTGACGGTCCGGGTGCGGCCGGCAGAGCGGCTGAGCGCTGTATCGGTCCGGGTGCCCGGGGACATCTCCAGCGCTGCGCCGTGGCTGGTGCTCGGCGTGTGCCATCCGGATGCAGAGATCGTGCTCGAAGGCGTCAACGTCAACCCGACGCGGACCGGCATCCTCGACATCCTGCGGGCGATGGGGGCCGACCTCGAACTGGTCGAGGAGCGGACCTCCGGGGGCGAGCCGGTCGCCGACATCGTCGTGCGGTCGAGCCAGCTCCGGGCGACGTCGGTCAGCGGTGAGCTCGTCCCGCGGGCAATCGACGAGCTTCCGCTCGTGGCGCTGGCGGCGTGTTTCGCTGAAGGGACAACCGTTGTACGAGATGCCTCTGAGCTCCGGGTCAAGGAGTCTGATCGCGTGAAGGCCGTCGTCGATGCGCTCGGGCGGCTCGGCGCCGAAATCCGGGAACGCGAGGACGGCTTCGAAGTCGATGGCCCGGTCCGGCTCCGTGGAGCGCGCGTCCATGCGCACGGCGACCACCGCATCGGCATGCTGGGCGCAATCGCCGGCTGCCTCGCCGAGGGCGAGACGGAAGTGCTCGACGATGCGGTGGGCGTCTCCTACCGGACGTTCTGGGACGACCTCCGGACGGCCACTTCAAGCGAGGCAGTCTCGGGATGA